In Cervus elaphus chromosome 5, mCerEla1.1, whole genome shotgun sequence, the following proteins share a genomic window:
- the LOC122693404 gene encoding olfactory receptor 1P1-like yields the protein MAGGNQSSVFEFLLWGLSERPEQQHRLFLLFLWMYLVTVAGNLLIILAIGTDTRLHTPMYFLLASLSCADILFTSTTVPKALVNIQTQNRSISYVECLTQLYFFLTFGDMDIFLLATMAYDRYVAICHPLHYAMVMSRRCCIILVTACWTLTSLVAMTHTFLIFRLSFCSKKIIPNFFCDLGPLMKVSCSDTQVNELVLLFLGGAVILIPFGLILVSYIRIVSAILRVPSAQGRYKAFSTCGSHLAVVALFFGTVIRAYLCPSSSSPNSIEEDTAAAVMYTVVTPLLNPFIYSLRNKDMKGALGRLLRGKVSSCGQ from the coding sequence ATGGCAGGAGGGAACCAGAGCAGCGTCTTTGAGTTCCTCCTCTGGGGTCTCTCTGAGCGGCCAGAGCAGCAGCACAGGCTCTTCCTGCTATTCTTGTGGATGTACTTGGTCACGGTGGCTGGGAACCTACTCATCATCCTGGCCATTGGCACTGACACGCGTCTTCACACACCCATGTACTTCTTGCTCGCCAGCCTGTCCTGTGCAGACATCCTTTTCACCTCCACCACCGTCCCCAAGGCCCTGGTGAACATCCAGACCCAGAACAGGTCCATTTCTTATGTGGAGTGCCTGACTCAGCTCTACTTTTTCTTGACATTTGGTGACATGgacatatttctcctggctacaatggcctatgaccgctatgtggccatctgccaccctctCCACTACGCCATGGTCATGAGCCGCCGGTGTTGCATCATCCTGGTTACTGCCTGCTGGACCCTTACGAGTCTTGTTGCCATGACACACACATTCCTCATATTCCGACTTTCCTTCTGCTCTAAGAAGATCATTCCCAACTTCTTCTGTGATCTGGGACCCCTGATGAAGGTGTCTTGCTCTGACACTCAGGTCAATGAGCTTGTGCTCCTCTTCTTGGGGGGAGCAGTCATTTTAATCCCCTTTGGGCTCATTCTGGTCTCTTATATCCGCATTGTTTCAGCCATCCTCAGGGTCCCCTCTGCCCAAGGAAGGTACAAGGCCTTCTCTACCTGTGGATCCCACCTTGCTGTTGTTGCCTTGTTCTTTGGGACTGTGATCAGGGCTTATCTgtgtccctcctcctcttcccccaatTCAATAGAAGAGGATACGGCAGCTGCTGTTATGTACACTGTGGTGACTCCTCTGCTAAACCCCTTCATTTACAGCCTGCGGAACAAGGACATGAAGGGGGCCCTGGGGAGACTTCTCAGGGGCAAAGTCTCCTCCTGTGGTCAGTGA